The Terriglobia bacterium sequence CGCGCGTTTTGCCCGGTAGAGAGGTATGGTTTCTTCGCTGAATCCTTCTGGCGGATCGAGGACGTGCGCTACGAGCCAGAGCTGACTTCATGGCGGGTGCTTTGCGAGGGGCAACCGTGGGGCGAGTTCAGTTTCGCGCTTGCCGGTCAGCATAACGTCTTGAACGCAACGGCGGCGGCAGCCCTGGCTTCGGCGTATGGCATTACGACCGAACGGATAGCCGCGGGCCTGGCCTCTTTCCGCAGCGTAAAGCGTCGACTGGAGGTCAAGGCCGAACTAAACGGCATAACCATCATCGACGATTTTGCGCATCATCCGACAGCCATCGCCGAGACACTGAAAGCCTTGCGCGGGCGATATTCCGGCCGACGTCTGTGGGCAATTTTGGAGCCGCGCTCCAACACGCTTCGCCGCAATGTTTTTCACCAGGAACTGGCCAACAGCCTGTCTCTCGCGGATGAAGTTGTCGTCGCCGGTGTCTTCAAGTCCGACGCCATTCCGGAACGCGAGCGCCTGGACATTCGCGACGTAGTAGCCCTGGTAAACAAACAGGACCGTCGGGCACAGTTCTTCGAGACGGCGGATCAAATCGTGGACGCCATCGCGCCAGAGTTGCGGGCGGGAGACGTCATAGCCATCCTGAGCAATGGCGGCTTCGGCAACATCTACGAAAAGCTGCCAGAGCGCATTCGGGCGATGGCCGCGGGGCGATAGCGGATGCTTCGCGCGGCGCTTCTACTCGTCTACTTCGGACTCTACACGGTCGTCGCGGGTCTCGTTGGCTTTTCCGCGATGTTCATCACCGGCAGCGTTGATTTCCTCTACAAGATCGCCGTTGGTGGCGCGTTGTTCGGCACACGACTGGTGGGCATCCGCTCGGAAGTTATCGGTCGCGAGCAACTGGATCCGAAGCAGACCTACATCTTCATGGCCAACCACGTGTCGAATATCGATCCACCCGTGTTCGTGCCGCTGATCGGCCGTCGCGTATTCATCCTGGTCAAGAAGGAATTGTTTCGAATCCCCGTGCTCGGTCACGCCATGCAGAAGGCGCAATTCATTGCTGTGGACAGGGAGAACAGGGATGCGGCGGTCGAAAGTGTAAAGCAGGCCATCGAAGTACTGCGTACCGGATTGAGCATGATGGCCTATCCCGAGGGCACCCGCTCCCGGGACGGCAAGTTGCTGCCGTTCAAAAAAGGCCCGTTTCACCTGGCCATGGATTCCGGCATTCCGGTCGTGCCCGTGACCATCGTCGGAGCGCACGAGATCTGGCCGAAGGGGTATTTCCGTATCACACCCGGGAAGATCACGATTGTTTTCCACGCGCCGATAGATCCGCATGCCCTGGCGTCCCGCGAAGAATTGATGGAGCTCGTGCGTGCGAATATCGAAAGCGCTCTGCCGGAGAAGTATCGCTCTACTATGGAGTCGCGGCCGCAGTGACATTCATCGCCGAATCCACCGTAAGCGTAATGCCCGGTGGACACGAACCCTTGGAGATGTCGATTGGCTTCGGTGAATACTGCTTCCCCGTGCCATCGACGAACCGCAAGTGATAGGTGCAGGGCCCGCTGACGAAGACCCACTTGTGGTTAGACGAGCCTGCTGGCAGGGCTTCTATCCCGTAAGTCCCACCCGGGTAGTCCACCTCAATCGAATGCAGGGGGACGCCACTCTTGTTGATCACGATCGTATGAAACTGTTGCTTATGACTCCAGCAACCGAAAGAGAAGACCGCGGCGAGAAGGGCGGCAACAATGAGCAAGCGTTGCATCAGTCAAGTGTAATCGGGAAATCTGGTAATCGAAAAATGCACATCCAATAAAAACGCACTTCAATAACAGGTTATTTTCGTTGGATCAGCCTTGCCGTTAACACTACGCCGTCTCTGCCGTCGTGCAGTTTGATCGGGAAGACGAGGACATTCCAGTCCCAGTGAGTCGATTGCACCGGCAAGTGTGGCGTCCCGCCACGCCCCCTCCGATCGATATAGGTCTCGTGGGTGTCGGCCACGGTACGCAGGATATCCCGCCACTCGTCCTCCACTTCCCGGGGTAGTTCGCCGAGATCGTTGAATAGGTTCTTGCCCGGGAACCACACGTTCTTCTTCTTGTGAAGTGCCGCGTAGTACGGGTTCACAAACTGCCAGTTGCCCTGGCGGTCAAGAACCTCAAGTACTACATCATCTCCCATTGCTAAGCTGATCTTGGAGTAATAGAAATTACGTGAGTCAACTACGACAGGCTGGCCGCGCTTCTTGGCCTCGAAACTCCGCAGCGCGGCAACCAGGTCGTCAACCGAACTGTAGCCCTTAAGGAGATGCATGTCCGCAATCCCGCCGAACTGCCGTTCCAGGGTCGCCGATAAAATGATGATGGGAACCTGCGGACGTTTCTGACGAAGCGTCTCAGCCACATCGGTGCCGAACTTACCCGCTCCGAGATGGTAGTCCAGTACGGCGATGTCGATCTGGTGCAACTTCCGTTCCGCTTCTTCAATCGAGGCCGAGGTCACGACCTCGTAACCCTTCTGCCGAAGGATGGCAGAGCGCAGCAACAGGTTCTCCTGCAGATCGTCGAGCAGGAGAACTCGAATCGGATGCTTATCATGACTGCGCGAGTCAAACGACCGCACTTCACCCATGGGTTCTTTCCCGGAACGTTGGATGCACTAAAACCCCACTCAACAGATTATTCTTCGCCCAGCTTCTTTGCCAGCTTTCTGATAGTTTTCGCCAACTCTGGAAGCTTATTGAACACGGCTACGGCTCGCAGCCAGTCACGGTTGGCGATTGCCGGGTAGCCGCTGACCATGGCACCCGCATCGACATCGCTGGGAATGCCGGATTGCGCGGTGGCGATAGCGCCGTCGCCGACAATGCAGTGTCCCGCAACGCCGACCTGGCCCGCGAGAACCACGTTTGTCCCTACTTCGGTGGACCCGGCAAGACCAACCTGCGAGCACAGCATGCTGTGTTCGCCAACGCGAGAGCCGTGCCCAACCTGCACAAGGTTATCGATCTTGGCATCGCGCATGATTCGCGTCTCCCCTACAGAGGCGCGATCGATACACGCATTGGACTGCACCTCAACATTATCTTCGATTACGACCACGCCGGATTGCACGATCTTGTGCCAGCCTTCCCCGTCACGTGCAAACCCAAATCCGTCTCCGCCGATCACTACCCCATTCTGCAGGACAACGTTGTTGCCCACCCGGCAGAACTCACGCACAACCGAATGCGCGTGTGCGAAGAAGTTGTCGCCGATCTGGGCACCCCGATAGATGACTACATGTGCAAGGAGTACGGCGTTGGTACCAATAGCGACTTCGTCGTCGATGACGCAATAGGGCCCGATGTGGGCGTTTGAGCCAATCTTGGCCCCCTTGTGAACGACGGCGGTGGGGTGAATCCCGGGCCCATACTTTGGCGGCTGATAAAACAGTTCCAGGGCATGTGCAAAGGCGAGATACGGGTTCGCGCTGCGCAACACCGGTCGTCCCCCGATGGCAAAGTCTTCGGAGACTATGATCGCCGCAGCCTGAGTTTTCTGTGCGAGGCTGGCATACTTCACATTCGAGATAAAGGTCAGGTGTTCCGGCCCCGCATCTTCAATGCCGGACAGACCCGAGATATCCAGGTCGTCAGGAGCATTCTCGACACGCGCGCCAATGGCGGTGGCGATAGTGGAGAGCTTCATAAAAAGAGGGTACTAGGTGCTGAGTGCCGGGTAAAGCGCAGATCGCCTGCCAGGGAGAAGCGGGAAATCGTAGAGTCTCGGGAACAAATGCGGAGATCAGCTGCTACCGCTTTCCTTTAAGATTCTGTAACTTTTGATGAGGTTTTTTGTCAGATGACCTGAGTTGATTCCTCGAACAAGGACAAACGATGAAAGGGAAGATTGTACTCATCACCGGCGCAAACGGCGGACTTGGAATGGCTGTCACCAACGCGTTTCTGGATGCCGGGGCGACCGTCGTCGGCGTATCGCGCAGCATTCGCCACGGCGATTTTGCCAGCCCAAACTTTGCCGCTTACCCAGCCGATATAACGCAGTCGCAGGCCGCCCGCGATCTGATTGCACAGGTTGTGGGGAAGTACAGGCGTATTGATGTTCTGG is a genomic window containing:
- the mpl gene encoding UDP-N-acetylmuramate:L-alanyl-gamma-D-glutamyl-meso-diaminopimelate ligase gives rise to the protein MSSRHIHLIGICGTAMASLAGMLKHRGYRVTGSDAAAYPPMSEFLGSIGIPVAQPYGEKNVEPVPDLVIVGNAISRGNPELEYVLDRRIPMQSMAQLVHEEFLRGKQSLVVAGTHGKTTTTSMLAWIFANAGKAPSFLIGGIAENFGSSFAVTDGPEFIIEGDEYDTAFFDKGPKFLHYFPDAVILTSVEFDHADIYKSLDEVKTAFKRLVNLVPKRGRIIAWDGTANVTECVARAFCPVERYGFFAESFWRIEDVRYEPELTSWRVLCEGQPWGEFSFALAGQHNVLNATAAAALASAYGITTERIAAGLASFRSVKRRLEVKAELNGITIIDDFAHHPTAIAETLKALRGRYSGRRLWAILEPRSNTLRRNVFHQELANSLSLADEVVVAGVFKSDAIPERERLDIRDVVALVNKQDRRAQFFETADQIVDAIAPELRAGDVIAILSNGGFGNIYEKLPERIRAMAAGR
- a CDS encoding 1-acylglycerol-3-phosphate O-acyltransferase, which translates into the protein MLRAALLLVYFGLYTVVAGLVGFSAMFITGSVDFLYKIAVGGALFGTRLVGIRSEVIGREQLDPKQTYIFMANHVSNIDPPVFVPLIGRRVFILVKKELFRIPVLGHAMQKAQFIAVDRENRDAAVESVKQAIEVLRTGLSMMAYPEGTRSRDGKLLPFKKGPFHLAMDSGIPVVPVTIVGAHEIWPKGYFRITPGKITIVFHAPIDPHALASREELMELVRANIESALPEKYRSTMESRPQ
- a CDS encoding response regulator, whose protein sequence is MGEVRSFDSRSHDKHPIRVLLLDDLQENLLLRSAILRQKGYEVVTSASIEEAERKLHQIDIAVLDYHLGAGKFGTDVAETLRQKRPQVPIIILSATLERQFGGIADMHLLKGYSSVDDLVAALRSFEAKKRGQPVVVDSRNFYYSKISLAMGDDVVLEVLDRQGNWQFVNPYYAALHKKKNVWFPGKNLFNDLGELPREVEDEWRDILRTVADTHETYIDRRGRGGTPHLPVQSTHWDWNVLVFPIKLHDGRDGVVLTARLIQRK
- the lpxD gene encoding UDP-3-O-(3-hydroxymyristoyl)glucosamine N-acyltransferase; the encoded protein is MKLSTIATAIGARVENAPDDLDISGLSGIEDAGPEHLTFISNVKYASLAQKTQAAAIIVSEDFAIGGRPVLRSANPYLAFAHALELFYQPPKYGPGIHPTAVVHKGAKIGSNAHIGPYCVIDDEVAIGTNAVLLAHVVIYRGAQIGDNFFAHAHSVVREFCRVGNNVVLQNGVVIGGDGFGFARDGEGWHKIVQSGVVVIEDNVEVQSNACIDRASVGETRIMRDAKIDNLVQVGHGSRVGEHSMLCSQVGLAGSTEVGTNVVLAGQVGVAGHCIVGDGAIATAQSGIPSDVDAGAMVSGYPAIANRDWLRAVAVFNKLPELAKTIRKLAKKLGEE